The following proteins come from a genomic window of Gottfriedia acidiceleris:
- the pepF gene encoding oligoendopeptidase F, which produces MLEQKAVKKLPTRSEVQEELTWKLEDIYESDAKWEAEYKKVLELIPSFSAFKGKLGESSQSLLNALKKQDEISFLLGKLYTYSHMRYDQDTTNSTYQALDDRAKNLYTKAGSAMSYFVPELLTISEETLKKFIEENNELKLYEHSLEEILKQKPHVLSAAEEEIMAQASEVLSSSSNTFGMLNNADLKFPTIEDENGEEVEITHGRYIHYLESADRRVRKDAFEAVYHTYDAYKNTFASTLSGAVKKDNFKAKVRKYDNARHAALSNNEIPEIVYDQLVSTVNDNLNLLHRYIAIRKKALKLDEIHMYDLFTPLVEEVKMEVKYEEAKEILLKALKPLGDEYVEILKEAYESRWVDVVENKGKRSGAYSSGAYGTNPYILMNWQDNVNNLFTLAHEFGHSVHSYHTRKNQPYVYGDYSIFVAEVASTCNEAILNDYLLKNTEDPKQRLYLLNHYLETFRGTVFRQTMFAEFEHQIHVLAQNGEALTPDLLTKTYYELNKKYFGDEIVIDELIGLEWSRIPHFYYNYYVYQYATGFSAATALSKQILEEGEPAVERYLGFLKAGSSDYPIEVLKKAGVDMTSSQPIVEALKVFEEMLNEMEELLFNE; this is translated from the coding sequence ATGCTAGAACAAAAAGCTGTTAAAAAATTACCAACTAGAAGTGAAGTTCAAGAAGAATTAACTTGGAAGTTGGAAGATATTTATGAATCAGATGCAAAATGGGAAGCAGAGTATAAAAAAGTACTTGAATTAATCCCATCTTTTTCAGCGTTTAAAGGTAAATTAGGTGAGTCATCTCAATCACTTTTAAATGCGTTGAAAAAACAAGATGAAATTTCGTTTTTATTAGGTAAATTGTATACATACTCTCATATGCGTTACGATCAAGATACAACAAATTCTACATATCAGGCTTTAGATGATCGTGCGAAAAATCTATACACGAAGGCTGGAAGTGCAATGTCATACTTCGTGCCTGAATTATTAACAATTTCAGAAGAAACATTGAAAAAATTTATTGAAGAAAATAATGAACTAAAATTGTACGAGCACTCTTTAGAAGAAATTTTAAAGCAAAAACCACATGTTCTTTCAGCAGCTGAAGAGGAAATTATGGCACAAGCTTCTGAAGTGTTATCTTCTTCTAGTAATACGTTTGGAATGTTAAATAATGCGGATTTAAAATTTCCGACGATTGAAGACGAGAATGGTGAAGAAGTAGAAATCACACATGGTCGTTATATTCATTATTTAGAAAGTGCAGATCGTCGGGTTCGAAAAGATGCTTTTGAAGCAGTTTATCATACGTATGATGCGTATAAAAACACTTTTGCAAGTACATTAAGTGGTGCTGTAAAGAAAGATAATTTCAAAGCAAAAGTAAGAAAGTATGATAATGCTCGTCATGCAGCATTAAGTAATAACGAAATTCCTGAAATTGTTTATGATCAATTAGTTTCTACTGTAAATGATAATTTAAATTTATTACATCGTTATATTGCTATTCGTAAAAAAGCGTTAAAGCTTGATGAAATTCATATGTATGACTTATTTACTCCACTAGTAGAAGAAGTAAAAATGGAAGTTAAGTATGAAGAAGCAAAAGAAATTTTATTAAAAGCATTAAAACCATTAGGTGATGAGTATGTTGAAATTCTAAAAGAGGCATATGAAAGCCGTTGGGTAGATGTTGTAGAAAACAAAGGAAAACGTAGCGGGGCATACTCTTCTGGTGCGTATGGTACTAATCCATATATCCTAATGAACTGGCAGGACAATGTAAATAACTTATTTACTTTAGCACATGAATTTGGTCATTCAGTGCATAGTTATCATACTCGTAAAAATCAACCTTATGTTTATGGAGATTATTCAATCTTCGTAGCTGAAGTTGCTTCTACTTGTAATGAAGCGATTTTAAATGATTATTTACTAAAAAATACTGAAGATCCTAAGCAAAGACTATATTTACTAAATCACTATTTAGAGACATTTAGAGGAACGGTATTCCGTCAAACGATGTTTGCGGAGTTTGAACATCAGATTCACGTATTAGCTCAAAATGGTGAAGCATTAACGCCAGATTTATTAACGAAGACATATTACGAGCTTAACAAGAAATATTTTGGCGACGAGATCGTAATCGACGAGTTAATTGGTTTAGAATGGAGTAGAATTCCGCATTTCTATTACAATTACTATGTTTACCAATATGCAACAGGTTTCAGTGCAGCAACAGCACTTTCAAAGCAAATTTTAGAAGAAGGCGAACCAGCAGTTGAAAGATACTTAGGATTCTTAAAAGCAGGAAGCTCTGATTATCCTATTGAAGTATTGAAAAAAGCTGGCGTTGATATGACCTCTTCACAACCAATCGTAGAAGCATTGAAAGTATTTGAAGAAATGTTAAACGAAATGGAAGAGCTTTTATTTAACGAATAA
- the fabI gene encoding enoyl-ACP reductase FabI — protein MISLQGKTFVVMGVANFRSIAWGIAQSLHSAGANLIFTYANERLEKGVRELADSLENPNNLLVQCDVTSDEDLAKCFASIKEQVGTIHGVAHCIAFANKEDLKGEFVDTSRDGYLLSQNISAYSLVGVAREAKPLMVEGGSIVTLTYLGGERVMQNYNLMGVSKAALEASVRYLANDLGKYNIRVNSISAGPIRTLSAKGVGDFNTILKEIEEKAPLRRNVTQEEVGDSALFLFSDLARGITGENIHVDSGYHIMG, from the coding sequence ATGATATCATTGCAAGGAAAAACTTTTGTTGTTATGGGTGTTGCAAACTTCCGTAGTATCGCTTGGGGTATTGCACAATCATTACATAGCGCGGGAGCAAATTTAATTTTTACATACGCAAATGAAAGATTAGAAAAAGGTGTTCGTGAATTAGCTGACTCACTAGAAAATCCTAACAATCTTTTAGTTCAATGTGATGTAACTAGTGATGAAGATTTAGCAAAATGCTTTGCTTCAATTAAAGAGCAAGTAGGCACAATTCATGGTGTAGCACACTGTATCGCTTTTGCTAATAAAGAGGACTTAAAAGGTGAGTTTGTAGATACAAGCCGTGATGGATACTTATTATCACAAAACATTAGTGCTTACTCTTTAGTAGGTGTAGCTCGTGAAGCAAAACCATTAATGGTTGAAGGCGGAAGCATTGTTACTCTAACTTACTTAGGTGGAGAGCGTGTAATGCAAAATTATAACCTAATGGGAGTATCTAAAGCAGCTCTAGAAGCTTCTGTACGCTATTTAGCGAACGATTTAGGGAAATACAATATTCGCGTTAACTCAATCTCTGCAGGACCAATCCGAACGCTTTCTGCAAAAGGAGTAGGCGACTTTAATACAATCTTAAAAGAGATCGAAGAAAAAGCACCGTTACGTAGAAACGTAACACAAGAAGAAGTAGGAGATTCTGCTTTATTCTTATTTAGTGACTTAGCAAGAGGTATTACTGGAGAAAACATTCATGTTGATTCAGGATACCATATAATGGGATAA
- the prpE gene encoding bis(5'-nucleosyl)-tetraphosphatase PrpE: MKYDIIGDIHGCYNEFVELTKKLGYSWENNIPVHPENRKLVFVGDLTDRGPNSLAVIKVVYELVMKHKKAHYSPGNHCNKLYRYFLGRNVKIQHGLETTVAELESVSGKERSHYQASFKKLYEGSPLYNVLDNGKLVVSHAGIREDMIGKHSNNVKTFVLYGDINGEVLPNGMPVRKDWAKDYKGKALIVYGHTPIKEPRELNNTINIDTGAVFGGKLTAFSYPEQKYTHVESSMPYIEEKFSFYEEKESRV, from the coding sequence ATGAAATACGATATTATAGGCGATATTCATGGTTGTTATAATGAATTTGTTGAATTAACTAAAAAACTTGGTTATTCGTGGGAGAATAATATTCCTGTTCACCCTGAAAATCGAAAGTTAGTTTTTGTTGGTGATTTAACGGATCGTGGACCTAATTCGCTTGCAGTTATAAAAGTAGTCTATGAACTTGTGATGAAGCATAAGAAAGCACATTATTCACCAGGGAATCATTGTAATAAACTTTATCGCTATTTTCTTGGTCGCAATGTAAAAATTCAACATGGACTTGAAACAACAGTTGCTGAATTAGAATCAGTAAGCGGGAAAGAAAGGAGCCATTATCAAGCATCGTTTAAAAAACTTTATGAAGGCTCCCCGCTTTATAATGTTTTAGATAATGGAAAATTAGTTGTTAGTCATGCTGGTATACGTGAGGACATGATTGGTAAGCATTCAAATAATGTTAAAACATTCGTTTTATATGGAGACATAAATGGAGAAGTGCTTCCAAATGGTATGCCTGTAAGAAAAGATTGGGCAAAAGATTACAAAGGTAAAGCATTAATTGTTTATGGTCATACTCCAATTAAAGAACCAAGAGAATTAAATAATACAATTAATATTGATACTGGTGCTGTCTTCGGTGGTAAACTAACAGCATTTTCGTATCCGGAACAAAAATATACCCATGTAGAATCATCCATGCCATACATTGAAGAAAAATTTAGTTTTTACGAAGAAAAAGAGAGCAGAGTATAG
- a CDS encoding RluA family pseudouridine synthase yields MKQFSLSWEVKKEHNGILLREFLKLKELSKRALTDIKFQGGKITVNGVEKTVRTILQELDLVQIYFPIEKPSEDLIAEDIPFEIVYEDDAVLVINKPFGIPSIPSREHPNGTVANGLLFYYQTIGLQSTIHIVTRLDKDTSGLMLVAKNRYIHYLFSKNELKNVQRKYLAIVHGQMNDTEGVIRAKIARKSDSIIERIVSEEGQEAITYYKVLLVNRDYSVVELELETGRTHQIRVHMSSIGHPLIGDDLYGGNTDRLKRQALHSYQLSFVHPIDETEKNFEIALPADLERLLDW; encoded by the coding sequence ATGAAGCAATTTAGTTTATCATGGGAAGTAAAAAAAGAACATAATGGAATTTTACTTAGAGAGTTTCTTAAATTAAAGGAGCTCTCTAAACGTGCTCTCACAGATATAAAATTTCAAGGTGGAAAAATTACAGTAAACGGTGTAGAAAAAACTGTCCGTACGATATTACAAGAATTAGATCTAGTACAAATCTATTTTCCAATCGAGAAACCAAGTGAGGATCTAATAGCTGAAGATATTCCTTTTGAAATTGTTTATGAAGATGATGCTGTTTTGGTCATAAATAAACCTTTTGGAATACCAAGTATACCTTCTAGAGAGCATCCGAATGGTACAGTTGCAAATGGATTATTATTTTATTATCAAACAATTGGGCTCCAATCGACCATCCATATTGTAACTCGATTAGACAAAGATACTTCGGGTTTAATGTTAGTTGCCAAAAATCGTTATATACATTATTTGTTTTCGAAAAATGAATTAAAAAATGTACAAAGAAAGTATTTAGCTATTGTTCATGGGCAAATGAATGATACAGAAGGTGTAATAAGAGCAAAAATTGCTAGGAAAAGTGATAGTATTATCGAGAGAATTGTTTCTGAAGAGGGACAAGAAGCAATCACATATTATAAAGTCCTTTTAGTAAATAGGGACTACTCAGTTGTTGAATTAGAATTAGAAACAGGTAGAACACATCAAATCCGTGTCCATATGTCTTCCATTGGACATCCACTAATCGGGGATGACTTATATGGTGGTAATACTGATCGATTAAAAAGACAGGCCTTGCATAGTTATCAATTGTCATTTGTTCATCCAATTGATGAAACGGAAAAAAACTTTGAAATCGCTTTACCTGCTGATTTAGAGAGGTTATTGGATTGGTGA
- a CDS encoding FtsW/RodA/SpoVE family cell cycle protein, protein MKEDRTSPFQIDFKLLFILFCIATVSYLAITSAMPSLPANLRNINFAGQQVKWYIIGLVGIAFIMIIDFDRYKNVIWYMYGFGLLLLLGLELHIPGAKTIKGATAWYTLPGIGNFQPSELMKIFMIIILGTIISRHNEMYAVRGKREDILLLGKIFGISLPPLLLIAKEPDLGNTMVMCAIIATMILISGIRWRYILGLVLLTIGLGAFMVYLYFYHFEFFTSHVLEEYQLNRFYGWLAPYEYPSQGYQLTQALMAAGSGLLTGKGFHNGEAYFPEPHTDFIFTVICEQYGFIGASVVISLFFLLIYRMIHIALESNDKFGSYLCAGVVGMFTFQIFQNIGMTIGLLPITGITLPFVSYGGSSLATNLLAIGFILNVRSRTNKYMFD, encoded by the coding sequence ATGAAGGAAGACCGTACATCTCCCTTTCAAATTGATTTCAAATTACTTTTTATCCTTTTTTGTATTGCCACTGTAAGTTATCTTGCAATTACTAGTGCAATGCCAAGCCTTCCTGCAAATCTAAGAAACATCAATTTCGCGGGACAACAAGTTAAATGGTATATCATTGGACTTGTTGGTATTGCCTTTATTATGATTATTGATTTTGATCGATATAAAAATGTTATTTGGTATATGTATGGTTTTGGACTACTCCTACTACTTGGATTAGAACTGCATATTCCAGGTGCTAAAACCATCAAAGGTGCAACGGCATGGTACACATTACCTGGTATTGGTAACTTCCAACCATCTGAATTAATGAAAATTTTTATGATTATTATTTTAGGAACGATTATTTCAAGACATAATGAAATGTACGCTGTTCGTGGAAAGAGAGAAGATATTTTACTTTTAGGTAAAATATTCGGTATTTCATTGCCTCCTCTACTACTGATTGCGAAAGAGCCTGACTTAGGTAATACAATGGTTATGTGTGCAATTATCGCAACAATGATCTTAATTTCTGGAATTCGTTGGCGCTATATTCTTGGACTAGTTTTATTAACGATTGGCCTTGGTGCTTTCATGGTTTATCTATACTTTTATCATTTTGAATTTTTCACATCACATGTGCTTGAGGAATACCAGTTAAATCGTTTTTACGGTTGGTTAGCACCGTATGAATACCCTTCACAAGGTTATCAGCTTACACAGGCATTAATGGCAGCTGGTTCTGGTTTGCTTACAGGTAAAGGGTTTCATAACGGTGAAGCATACTTCCCTGAGCCGCATACAGATTTTATTTTCACAGTAATCTGCGAACAATACGGGTTCATAGGAGCAAGTGTAGTCATTTCATTATTCTTCTTATTAATTTATCGAATGATTCATATCGCTTTAGAAAGTAACGACAAATTTGGAAGCTATCTTTGTGCTGGTGTAGTCGGTATGTTTACTTTCCAGATTTTCCAAAATATTGGTATGACGATTGGTCTACTACCAATTACAGGGATTACTCTACCATTCGTTAGTTACGGAGGAAGTTCACTTGCAACTAATCTTCTAGCAATTGGATTCATTCTTAATGTAAGATCTAGAACAAATAAGTATATGTTTGACTAA
- a CDS encoding competence protein CoiA, which yields MIVALNTKRHTINLFEVKTTEDLLRLKQNGPYFCPICKKKVRLKIGVKRVTHFAHIDLTECENEKKESVDHYKGKFALYQFFKKFNVNVEVEKFIPELNQRPDLFIKFNTLEMCVEYQCSVIPLEIMIRRTNSFKDNGMKVLWILNDKLLNQKRWSSFYINSISIYSLVKINVFSLLFYNPTLQSFTVLSSLIAFSPVQYIGQKDVFPINNFSLKEFLSPNRIDKKVFVSKWNRLKKDFRLYQHLHTKGNLKVFKQYLYNENINYFPAVIGVPLESNCIIKEHCIVWQGLIYFKFFHEAEIGQLIFIDKINQSVKMEVQNGKWRVNQFQNNEIDNLEKCVEKYIDFLVKIKIVKRVKNGKIMKIANAIIPSSFQQALDEDCLSANTAFDLLFNARTDSNDY from the coding sequence ATGATCGTCGCATTAAATACAAAAAGGCATACTATTAATTTATTTGAAGTTAAAACGACAGAGGATTTATTAAGATTAAAGCAAAACGGACCATACTTTTGCCCAATTTGCAAAAAAAAAGTGAGGCTCAAAATTGGAGTAAAGAGGGTCACTCATTTTGCACATATAGATTTAACTGAATGTGAAAATGAGAAAAAAGAGAGCGTTGACCATTATAAAGGAAAGTTTGCATTGTATCAATTTTTTAAAAAGTTTAATGTAAATGTTGAGGTTGAAAAATTTATACCTGAATTAAATCAAAGACCTGATTTATTTATTAAATTCAATACTCTTGAAATGTGTGTTGAATATCAATGTTCGGTTATTCCTTTAGAAATAATGATAAGGAGGACAAACTCTTTTAAGGATAATGGAATGAAAGTTTTGTGGATCCTAAATGATAAACTGTTAAATCAAAAAAGATGGTCATCTTTCTATATTAATTCGATTTCTATTTATTCACTTGTTAAAATTAACGTTTTTTCACTTCTTTTCTATAATCCTACATTACAATCTTTTACAGTGCTTTCCTCATTAATAGCATTTTCTCCAGTCCAATATATTGGTCAAAAGGACGTATTCCCAATAAATAATTTCAGTCTTAAGGAATTTTTATCTCCAAATAGAATTGATAAAAAGGTATTTGTATCGAAATGGAATCGTTTAAAAAAGGATTTTAGACTATATCAACATTTGCATACTAAAGGGAATTTAAAGGTTTTTAAACAGTATTTATACAATGAAAATATTAATTATTTTCCGGCAGTAATTGGAGTTCCTTTAGAAAGTAACTGCATAATTAAAGAACATTGTATCGTTTGGCAGGGGCTAATCTATTTTAAATTTTTTCATGAGGCAGAAATAGGACAACTTATCTTTATCGATAAAATAAATCAGTCTGTAAAAATGGAAGTACAGAATGGTAAATGGAGAGTTAATCAATTTCAAAATAATGAAATTGATAATTTGGAGAAATGTGTAGAAAAGTATATTGACTTTTTAGTAAAAATTAAAATCGTAAAACGTGTTAAAAATGGTAAAATAATGAAGATAGCTAATGCTATTATTCCATCATCATTCCAACAAGCATTGGATGAAGACTGTCTGAGCGCTAATACAGCATTTGATTTGTTGTTTAATGCAAGAACTGATTCAAATGATTATTAA
- a CDS encoding DUF2642 domain-containing protein: protein MASFKNFLNKQVTIEISGNSNVDGILIEVGNDLLVVFNGENFLYIPLLHIHNLSESTTEESYGVVPSLQELEHEKDELSLRKVLTAAKGIFVEINLSNNRSFHGFITTIMNNYFVFYSPIYKIMYISLQHLKWLTPYLTEKTPYMLSNNLLPVNPSNIPLARTLDVQLNKLIGELVVMNSGENYEYIGKLSSIDSNFIELTTSRGESKLVGLRHLKSIFIP from the coding sequence ATGGCAAGTTTCAAAAATTTTCTCAACAAACAAGTTACAATTGAAATTTCCGGTAACAGTAATGTTGATGGAATCTTAATTGAAGTTGGAAATGATTTATTAGTTGTTTTCAATGGTGAAAATTTCCTTTATATTCCACTACTTCATATTCATAACCTTAGTGAGAGTACAACTGAAGAATCCTATGGTGTTGTTCCGTCATTGCAAGAATTGGAACACGAAAAAGATGAGTTATCTTTACGTAAAGTATTAACTGCAGCCAAAGGAATTTTTGTTGAAATTAATCTTTCAAATAATCGTTCTTTTCATGGCTTTATTACAACCATCATGAATAATTACTTTGTATTCTATTCACCGATCTATAAAATCATGTATATATCCCTCCAGCATTTAAAGTGGTTAACCCCGTATCTCACAGAAAAAACCCCTTATATGTTAAGTAATAATTTATTACCTGTTAATCCTTCTAATATCCCTCTAGCGCGCACGTTAGACGTTCAATTAAATAAGTTGATTGGTGAATTAGTCGTAATGAACAGTGGAGAAAATTACGAATATATAGGTAAGTTGAGTTCGATTGACTCAAACTTCATAGAGTTGACTACATCTAGAGGAGAAAGCAAATTAGTAGGTCTTCGTCACTTGAAATCAATTTTTATTCCGTAA
- a CDS encoding NAD kinase, which translates to MKFVIMSKGDQESNELTKRMRDYLESFNFKFDEEEPEIVISVGGDGTLLHAFHNYTHLLDKVSFVGVHTGHLGFYADWVPSEVEKLVIAIAKTPFQVVEYPLLEVIIRYKDGRKEMQTLALNECTIKGLEGTLVIDVEIKGQHFETFRGDGLCISTPSGSTAYNKALGGAIIHPSIEAIQIAEMASINNRVFRTIGSPLVLPKHHTCLLKPVRNANFQITLDHKTIVHQDVKSIQCRVAHEKVRFARFRPFPFWKRVVDSFVK; encoded by the coding sequence ATGAAATTCGTAATTATGTCTAAGGGCGATCAAGAGTCCAATGAACTGACGAAACGAATGAGAGATTATTTAGAGAGTTTTAATTTTAAATTTGATGAGGAAGAGCCTGAAATTGTCATATCTGTAGGTGGTGACGGGACCTTACTTCATGCTTTTCATAATTACACTCATCTTCTCGATAAAGTATCTTTCGTAGGGGTTCATACTGGGCATTTAGGGTTTTATGCTGATTGGGTACCAAGTGAGGTAGAAAAGCTTGTTATTGCAATTGCCAAGACTCCATTTCAAGTAGTTGAATATCCTTTATTGGAAGTAATCATCCGTTATAAGGATGGAAGAAAAGAAATGCAAACATTAGCTTTAAATGAATGTACGATCAAAGGTCTTGAAGGTACATTAGTGATTGATGTTGAAATAAAAGGTCAGCATTTTGAGACATTTAGAGGTGACGGTCTTTGTATTTCAACACCTTCAGGTAGTACAGCGTATAATAAAGCACTTGGTGGAGCAATTATTCATCCATCAATTGAAGCGATTCAAATTGCTGAGATGGCTTCAATTAATAATCGGGTTTTTCGTACTATTGGTTCACCACTTGTTTTACCTAAACATCATACTTGCTTACTTAAACCTGTAAGAAACGCAAATTTTCAAATTACATTAGATCATAAAACAATCGTACATCAAGATGTTAAATCGATTCAATGTCGAGTAGCGCATGAAAAAGTACGTTTTGCACGTTTTAGACCATTTCCATTTTGGAAGCGTGTCGTTGATTCTTTTGTTAAATAA
- a CDS encoding GTP pyrophosphokinase produces the protein MNGQWESFLAPYEQAVNELKVKLKGIRKQFEETNQHSPIEFVTGRVKPIHSIVNKTIRKGIPLANLETELQDIAGLRMMCQFVEDIKNVVEFLRKRKDFTIVEERDYITNKKNSGYRSYHVVVEYPVQTIEGERKVLVEIQIRTLAMNFWATIEHSLNYKYKGKYPENIHERLQRAAEAAFLLDEEMSLIRGEIQEAQAEFSKKNDQ, from the coding sequence ATGAATGGTCAATGGGAAAGTTTTTTAGCACCTTATGAACAAGCAGTAAATGAATTGAAAGTAAAGTTAAAAGGGATTAGAAAACAGTTTGAAGAAACTAATCAGCATTCCCCAATTGAGTTTGTAACTGGGAGAGTTAAGCCTATTCACAGCATTGTTAATAAGACAATAAGAAAAGGAATACCTTTAGCGAATTTAGAAACTGAATTACAGGATATTGCCGGTCTTAGAATGATGTGCCAATTTGTAGAGGATATTAAAAATGTAGTGGAGTTTCTTCGTAAACGTAAAGATTTTACTATTGTCGAAGAGCGAGATTATATTACAAATAAAAAGAATAGCGGATATCGTTCTTATCACGTAGTTGTTGAATATCCAGTTCAAACAATTGAAGGTGAACGAAAAGTTTTAGTTGAAATTCAAATAAGAACTCTTGCGATGAATTTTTGGGCAACAATAGAGCATTCTTTAAATTATAAGTATAAAGGGAAATATCCCGAAAATATTCATGAACGATTACAAAGAGCGGCTGAAGCAGCGTTTCTATTAGATGAAGAAATGTCCCTTATTAGAGGAGAGATTCAAGAGGCGCAAGCAGAGTTTTCGAAAAAAAACGACCAATAA
- a CDS encoding CYTH domain-containing protein, which produces MAKEIEIEFKNLLTKEEFEKLKSYFQVNESSFQSQTNYYFETPNFTIKEHGGALRIRKKSLTSYTLTLKIKQAVGHLEINQKISETEASTMLKTYVLPDGEVKDYINDVQLNLNALELIGDLTTNRVEFPYESGLLVLDHSTYLNHEDFELEFEVSDENIGKQQFIDLLEDLQIPQRKTLNKIRRFFNVKQGNQGK; this is translated from the coding sequence ATGGCTAAAGAAATTGAAATTGAATTTAAAAACTTATTAACAAAAGAGGAATTTGAAAAGCTTAAATCGTATTTCCAAGTTAACGAGTCAAGTTTCCAATCACAAACTAATTATTATTTTGAGACTCCTAATTTTACAATTAAAGAACATGGTGGAGCTTTAAGAATCCGAAAAAAGTCATTAACTTCATATACTTTAACGTTAAAAATAAAACAAGCAGTCGGACATTTAGAAATTAATCAAAAAATTAGTGAAACTGAAGCATCAACTATGCTAAAAACATATGTTCTTCCAGATGGAGAAGTAAAAGATTATATCAACGACGTACAATTAAACTTAAATGCCCTAGAATTAATAGGTGACTTAACAACAAACAGAGTAGAATTTCCATATGAAAGTGGACTCTTAGTTTTAGACCATAGTACATATTTAAATCACGAGGATTTTGAGTTAGAATTCGAAGTTTCAGACGAAAACATTGGTAAACAACAGTTCATCGATCTATTAGAGGATCTTCAAATTCCTCAACGTAAAACATTAAATAAAATAAGACGCTTTTTTAATGTTAAGCAAGGTAATCAAGGTAAGTGA
- a CDS encoding DsbA family protein yields the protein MNDKQYKNESITLPEQNCTKKSIELYVFIDPLCRNCWDFSTILKKFHLEYGQYFSSTYIPVNRYYTTKKLLEKRSSQLAFVWEKTASRSDILCDDHLWIDNKELYPYYSAIALKAAELQGRVAGVNYLKKLQEYYFLKDLDITDQDVLIECAKDINIDVKEFMEDLHSTHSIKALQCDIKVTKEMHVTEIPSVVFFNENIEEEGLKVSGFESYQTYVKILELMTNTKLEKRELPDLAEFIKFQPFVTIKELCMIYEQSTQCMELELKKLILRRKVKKIVQKDQIYYQYVV from the coding sequence ATGAATGACAAACAATATAAAAATGAATCAATCACGCTTCCCGAGCAGAATTGTACAAAAAAATCGATTGAATTGTATGTATTCATAGATCCACTTTGTAGAAATTGTTGGGATTTTAGTACAATCTTAAAAAAGTTTCACTTAGAATATGGCCAATATTTTTCATCTACTTATATTCCAGTTAATCGATATTACACAACTAAAAAACTATTAGAAAAACGATCTTCTCAGCTTGCATTTGTATGGGAGAAGACGGCTAGCAGATCTGATATCCTTTGCGACGATCACTTATGGATTGATAATAAAGAACTTTACCCATACTACTCTGCAATTGCATTAAAAGCAGCTGAGCTTCAAGGTAGAGTAGCTGGCGTTAACTATTTAAAGAAGTTACAAGAATATTATTTCTTGAAAGATTTAGACATTACAGATCAAGATGTTCTTATCGAATGTGCTAAAGATATAAATATTGATGTAAAAGAGTTTATGGAAGATTTACACAGTACCCACTCTATTAAAGCTTTGCAATGTGATATTAAAGTTACGAAAGAAATGCATGTAACTGAAATTCCAAGCGTTGTATTTTTTAATGAAAATATTGAAGAAGAAGGTTTGAAAGTTTCTGGTTTTGAAAGCTATCAGACTTATGTAAAAATATTAGAACTTATGACGAACACAAAATTAGAAAAACGAGAACTACCTGATTTAGCCGAATTTATTAAATTCCAACCATTTGTTACGATTAAAGAATTATGTATGATTTACGAACAATCTACTCAATGTATGGAGTTAGAATTAAAAAAATTAATCCTACGTAGAAAAGTTAAGAAAATTGTTCAAAAAGATCAAATTTATTATCAGTATGTTGTTTAA